In Caldanaerovirga acetigignens, the DNA window CCGTTCTCTCAGGACCCTGATGTCATCTATTCCCCTGTTAGACGCGGCGTCCATTTCGATGACATCCATCATGGCCCCTTCATTTATGGCGGTGCAATTCTTGCATCGGTTGCAGGGTGTGTCTGTAGGGCCTTGCTCGCAATTCAAGGCTTTTGCCAAAACCCTGGCTGTGCTCGTTTTCCCCGTACCCCTCATGCCACAAAAAAGGTAGGCATGTCCTATTTTCCCTGACTTCAGCTGGTTTTTTAAAGTCTTGACAATGGCTTCCTGCCCCACGATTTCATCGAAATCCTTTGGCCTGTACTTCCTGTAAAGGGCTACATAAGCCATGGAAAATCCCCTCGACAATAATTTCCGGATATTTCAAAAGCCGCCGAAGCTATCCGGCGGCTTAAAATTTTGGCCGTGCACCCTCCGTCGATTTTTCCCTCCGGGCGATACTGAGACAGTTAGCTCCGACTAGGCAACCCCGCGGCACATGGAAGGGCTTCCTTACCGTTGCTTCCTTCCGGACCTGGCGGGGTTCGGAAGTTTCCATTGCGCGGGACCCGGTCGTCCTCGCCACTTATCCCAGCCGGACCCCACAGGGAAGAAACCTCGGGAGGGAATTCGACCCCACTACAGCGGATTGTGGGTGCAGGGCACCGCTACCTCCCCGTCTAGCACGGCCAAATTCTTCTGCAGATATTCTGCAAAGTCTATTATACTACCTTTATCGAAAAATAGCAAGGCAACGTTTTTTACAGTGAAATTTCGCCATTTTTAATCCTTCTTGCCAAATCTTTCACTTTCTCTTCGATTATCCTTGCGGTTTTTTCGAATTCCTCTTCCCCTTTTCCCGTCGGGTCTTCCAGGCCCCAGTCCTCCACGTGCTTTGCCGGAAGGTAAGGACAGTTCACGTTGCAACCCATTTTTATCGCTATATCAATTTTAGGAAGTTCGTTCAATAATTTCGGGTACTGGTCTTTTTCCATATCAACCCCATAAAGTTTTTTAATGATTTTTACAGCATCCGGATTAATCTGCGATTTAATTTCCGTTCCAGCGGAATAAGCTTCGAAAACATCCGATGCATAAAGCCTAGCTATAGCTTCCGCCATCTGGGACCTGCACGAATTATGGACGCAGACAAAGGCCACTTTGGGTTTCATTTCTCCACCCTTTCGTCAATCAATTTAAGCATTTCCATCCTTTACAATCATAGTAGTTCAGACAATCTTCATAAGTGGAGGCCTTCCCTTCGTTTCAGGGCTTGGCTTAATTAATACTCCTCCCTGGAACTTTAAAACTTAATTTTATTATACACCTTTCGCTCTTTATTTCCAACAAACTAAACAAGGCAGATGAAATCCATCTGCCGTATTTCCCGAATTGGTACAAATAATCTTTATTCTCCTATTCTGCCATTTTTAAAAACTATTTCGTACAAACCTATCATCTCTTCTACTAAGTCTTTCGCCAACATAGCATTCATTAAATGGTCTTGAGCATGTATCAAAAGTAGGGAAATCTCTTGCCTTTCTCCCTGCACTTCTTTTTGTATCAACTCTGTCTGGACGTGATGGGCTTCGATGATTTCTTCTCCTGCCTTATTAATGCAATTTTTAGCCTCATCAAAATCCCCGTTCCTTGCATGTTTCAAGGCCTCAAAACAGAAACTTCGTGCATTACCTGCACGAGATATTATGGTAAAGACTATTTGTTCAGGGCTCATCACTCATCCTCCTATTTCCCAGCTAAATATTTTAGGCAGCCGGTCTTTTGATTCGACCGGCTGCTTTTTTATTTTTCAAATATCACAACTCTTCACCGTTAGTTGCTATGACGTTTTTATACCAGTGAAAACTCTTCTTTTTAATCCTTCTCAAGTCTTTCAAATCAAACTCATCCCTGTTCACATATATAAAGCCATATCTTTTGCTTATCCCCTGATGGGTGCTGACAAGGTCTATGGCCGACCAGGGGCAATACCCTATCAGATTTACTCCTTCCGATATAGCAATTTTCGCCTGCTCTATGTGCTTTCGCAGGTAATCTATACGGTAGTCGTCGTTAACAACATCGCCTTCTTCAAGCGCATCGTAAGCACCCAGGCCGTTTTCCGTAACTAAAAGCGGCAGATTATATCTGTCGTGCAATTCTCTCAACGTAATCCTAAATCCCAGGGGATCTATTTCCCATCCGAATTGGGTTTTTTCAAGATACGGATTTAAAACCCCTTTATAATAGCCGGGTTCGCCAATAACTATCTGCTGGTCTCCCGTGGAATTCTTAAATCCTTTACCTTCGTCGAATTCGACTGTTGCCGTGGAATAATAATTGAAAGCTATAAAATCGGGTTTTGCTTCTTTAATTATGTCCATATCGCCTTCTTTGATTTCAGGTACGCAATTTTCACTTTCCATATAGCTCCATGCAACGCTGTTATAACGCCCGAATACCGGCACATCAAGATATAACCAATTTCTTATAGATGAAAAAGTCTGGGCTGCTAGGACATCTTCCGGCCTTGAAGAAGCGGGATAGAC includes these proteins:
- a CDS encoding PTS lactose/cellobiose transporter subunit IIA; protein product: MSPEQIVFTIISRAGNARSFCFEALKHARNGDFDEAKNCINKAGEEIIEAHHVQTELIQKEVQGERQEISLLLIHAQDHLMNAMLAKDLVEEMIGLYEIVFKNGRIGE
- a CDS encoding glycoside hydrolase family 1 protein; the encoded protein is MENKRCFPEGFLWGASTSAYQVEGAWNEDGKGLSVIDVGKTHEGVTDFKVASDHYHRYKEDIALFAEMGLRAYRFSISWTRIFPEGSGKLNGKGIEFYDKLIDELKAYDIEPIVTIYHFDLPYELQKKGGWANRNTIRAYENYAETLFKYFGDRVKYWLTINEQNMIVMFGAFLGMIEAKSDNLKKELYQQNHHMFLAQAKAIKLCHEMCPGAKIGPAPNIAYVYPASSRPEDVLAAQTFSSIRNWLYLDVPVFGRYNSVAWSYMESENCVPEIKEGDMDIIKEAKPDFIAFNYYSTATVEFDEGKGFKNSTGDQQIVIGEPGYYKGVLNPYLEKTQFGWEIDPLGFRITLRELHDRYNLPLLVTENGLGAYDALEEGDVVNDDYRIDYLRKHIEQAKIAISEGVNLIGYCPWSAIDLVSTHQGISKRYGFIYVNRDEFDLKDLRRIKKKSFHWYKNVIATNGEEL
- a CDS encoding arsenate reductase ArsC, which produces MKPKVAFVCVHNSCRSQMAEAIARLYASDVFEAYSAGTEIKSQINPDAVKIIKKLYGVDMEKDQYPKLLNELPKIDIAIKMGCNVNCPYLPAKHVEDWGLEDPTGKGEEEFEKTARIIEEKVKDLARRIKNGEISL